The genomic window TAACACGCCAGCCGCCTCGGCTTcagccttctcgccctctggGCTGGCCTTCGGGACCACCCCGCCGCCGGGAAGCGGGGCTTTCTTCTTGGGCGGCATCGCCGACGTTTtgagcggcgccgggggcctGGGAGGCCCCTGGGGAGCCGCGTCGGCTtcctgctcgcctgcgcctttcATTTTCAGCTCCTCCACCTCCCGCAGCAagccttccttctcctccttcagcatctgcagctcgccctcCAGGGCTGCGATCCGCGCATGCGACTCTGCGggctctcccgcgccgggacccgccgagggcgagtcCGAAGGGGCCTTTGCCtttggaggcggcgcgcccttgCCTTTGGCAttcgcggccggcggagccCAAACTTTCGCCttggctggcggcgccggcttCGGTGTCTCCTTGCCGacggccttcttctcttcagtGGCCAGCTGCACCTCCAgtgccgctcgcgtcgcctcagACTCCCCAAGGCGACGCTCCAGttcgtccttctccttccGGAGCTTCTCCACTtctccgcgcagcttcgcaacctcctcgtctgcgccctgGGGGCCCGCGGagccctctgtctcctccggcgccggcggcgcgactccgGCTGCTGGCGAGACGGGAAGgccggccttcttcgcggggCTGCCGAGCGCCTTCTTGGGGGGCGGGAGGCCCTTGGAAGGCGGGCCTTTGACCCCAACCTTGGTcgccggctccgcggccgctcctGCCTCAGCCTTGCTGTCGTTTGCGGCCTTCTGCAAGTCCTCGATTTCCTTCTTCagttcgtctctctctttcgcagCCGCTTCCAGCTCCGCTCGCAGACGTTCCACTTCTCCCTTgctctcgcctgcaggaCTCGACGTTGGGCCCGACGCGGTCGCAGGGGCCTTCTTGCCcaccggcggcgccgccgcgcccttgCCCTTTGGCTTCGCCCCCAGAGTCGGCGCCTTCGttgcctcctccggcgccgcggaggaggccgtgggtggcgcctcctgcagcttcttttccagttcgcgcgtcgcggctcgAGCCGCCTCGAGttctctctccagcgccgccttctcgttTTTCAGCGTCGCCACTTCAGCCGCGAgtctcttcgcttcttcgcccgcgccttcagcgTCCGCCGGAAGCGctccctccgctcgcgggcccgtctctgcctccgaggcgggcgccgccttcttggCCTTCGGGAGCAAGCTGCCTTTCTGAGCTGGCGGGAGGCCTTTCTTCGCAGGCACAGGGAggtttttctcgctctcctccgcggcaggCTTGGAGGGAATGGGGGCGGTAGAAATCGCCGACTCCAGCTCCGCAATCTTGTTGAGAAGCGCAGCGTTttcggcgcgcagagcgtcgatcgccttctccgcctcgccgtcgcctcccttgaccgacgcaggcgaggtcCCGGAGGCTACAGACGCCTTCTTTCCAGGCGGCGGGCCTGttgccgtcgtcttcttcggcaCAGTTTTCTTGCTTGGAGGCATCGCTTCCGAGGCCGGCAgctcgccagctgcgcccgcaggcggctggcggcgcagcgcctcgttcTCTGCCAGGACGTTCGCGAGTTCCTCCTTCACTTTTTCCAGCTgagtccgcagcctcgcggcttcttctgcctcgcctcctcgcggcgaggccagcgactgggcgcgcgacgcagagcgcgagaaggTCAGCGTCCTTCGGAGGGTGTCGAGGATGCCTTtggcctgcgccttctcagcAGCTGCGAACTGCTGCGCTAGGctgagaggcgcgccgccctcgtccgcctgcgccggcgcggccttcgaggccggcggcggcggcgcacccTTCTTCGCGGGGCCCTGGAGCGGAGCCTTCTTTCCTGCAAGCGATGGCAGCGGAGCCCTGGAAGCCTGCGGCTCGGCACTGTCTCCCGCAGAAGGTGCGACGCCCGCCTTCTTCAACGATGCGGTCTTAGAAAGAGGAGGTTTCGGTTCGTCTGCACCAGGCCGCTGCGAAGCTGCCTCCAGAGCCTTAGTGAGCCGCTGATTCTCTTCCGTCAGCTTGGCGATCTGCGCACTCAGAGCCGCGACGTCGccggcagaaggcgccggagaggcaggcgagctcTTCATGTTCTTTCCAGGGGGCGGGAGTGTTGCTTTGCTCTTGACGCCTTTCCCGGGGGCGGGAGGCAAGCCTTTCCCTGCAGGCGCATGGGGGACGgtgcaggccgcgcccgcgtcgcccgccagtcccgccttcgcctctgaCAGCGCCTTAATCTCTGCTTGCAacgccttctctttctcctcgtggcttctcttctctgcagccaGGTCTTGCTGCGCCCggctcttctcctcgcgctcggctgCGAGCTCCTTCTTTAGGCTCTCCACTAGAGTCTCAAGGTCTTTATTCTTTTTTTCCGTCTCCTGGAGCCTCTGTGAAAGGTCCGTCGTTTtggcctcctccgcagccagGAGCTTCTTCTTGTCCTCGAGGCCCTTCTGCAGTCCCGCCAAATCGGCGCCTTGCGAAGCCAGCTGGCGTTCCTTCTCTTGCAGCGCCTTCAGCTCTCCGTggagcttcgccttctcgctctgctCAGTCTCAAGCTTCTTCCGCAACTCACTGatttccgcggcggcgccgcctccagcggctgctttcgcggcgagcagcgcagccTCCCTGGTGTGTTGCTCCTCCTTGAGCGCGAATGCCGCTCTCTCgagggcgagctgctgctgcacatCTACGACTTGCGTTTGGAGGTTCTCGATGACATCGTTCTTCCGCTGGAGGTCTTTCTTCGCTTGCTCTTCAACCGTCATCAACTGCGTCTCCAGAGCACGGATCTTCTCAGCTTCGTGGCTGCTGCGGGGCTTGTTGGCTGCAGCGTACGCCTCCGCTTGCTTCTCCAGCTGGGACCGCAGCCGCCTGATCTCCGCCtcttgcgcgtctctctcgtgctGCAAGTTCGACAGATGAGACTCCTTgtcggcgaggcggctcTTCAGCTcgaagctgcggcgcttctccagGTCAATCTCGGATTGCAGCGTCACAATCTGCGCCTGATCTCGAGACACACCCTCGGCCTTGTCCTGCTCcacctccgcaggcgccgcgacagcgccgcagccgcgcacgccggtctccgcgtcctggtttccgctgccctcgcaATCGGCGCGCTTCCCCAGCCCGTCGAGCGTGAACGACTTGGGCGGCAGCAGTGCGCAAGGCACTgtcgctgcgctggcgacgcaACTCGGCACCCCGAGATCCTCCCCCTTGGTATCGATCGAAATGCACGCCGCAGCACAGAGTCGCATATGCGCAAGCAGGTCCTCCTGCTCACCCACGTCGAGCTGCGAAGCGACGTGTTGGAGAAGGGCGTCGAGGGCGCATCGTTGTCGCACCAGCAGCATGATGTTTTTCCGCTCTTCGTAGACGCGGTTCCGCAGACTGCGATTCTCCGCCTCGAGGCGGTCAACGGCTTCGCGGCACTTGACCAACTCCTTGTTTTGGAGCACGCGGTCGCCCCGCGTGACGAACTGCTCAAGAAAGACGTTCTCCGCCTTGAGATCGCGCGCGGAAGCCACGAGCGCGCGATTTTCGGcgttccgccgcgcctcttctcgcgcgcgatcTGCCTCCTGGCGactccgcttcgccgcgagtTGGCTTAggcgcaccgccgcgcgcagctcgtcggACTGCTCCAGCGCACTTTGCAAGTaaccgcgcaggcgctgaacCTCTTCCCAGTAATACAGCGCcgttctctcttcttgcttcgcgctgccgcttcgcATGATCGAGTCGACGAACCGTCTGTACGCGTCTTTGTCTACGGAGAGAATCTGCGCAGCGGATGCGTCGtcgggcgagagagaaggcgccgcccccgagAAGGCCCCCGGCGCGGTGGCCTGCGCCCCAGccaggagacgcgaagaggccgtctggaaggcggagagcgaaggagaTCCGCAGCTCAGAGTCGTACAGGGAAGACTGTCTCCCCGGACCGCAAAGGCTAGAGGGACGGAGAGCGGAAAGGACGGCCGCCGAGTCCGCGGGTCGGCCGGCTTTGACGAAATGCGGCCTTGATTTGGAGACTTGGAAGCCCCGCCGCCACGCACCCCGCCGGCAGGGGCCCCCTGGCTGCTCTCGAGCGACTCCAGAGCCGACGGAGAACTGACGCTGGCGGAGCGCCGACACGCGGCTTCGCTCCCCCCCAGCCcagcgtctcttcgccgtctctcgacgcggcgtcgacgcagACTCGCAGCCGCATCGACTGTGCGCGCCCtttgccgcgctcgccctttctccctccgtcgctctgcctcggcttcctctctctcgcgctcggcatcgcgcccgcgccgccgcccgccctccccgcCGGCGGACTGCGCTCGCGCGATGCGGACGCGCCGTGGGTCGTctgcgggaggcggaggcgcggcggcatccgaggcagcgagcgccgaaCCTCCCTCGGCGGAGGGActgtcccgccgccgcgccgcggcgggcggatGCATCGGCGTGCCTTCGGctccaggcgcagccgcgctcaCGTCtgagacagcggcgaggcgcgccacCGAGCTCGTCGACGGAAGCGCAGGCAGAGGAGCCGAGGCGTCTTTGTCTTCcgccgagcgagaggcaCAGGTGCTTCGGCGCAGCGACGGGCACGGCGCAGCGGTGATGGGCACGGGTGAGAACAGCTGAGAGTCCTTCAGCtgaggaagcggcgccgaaggcgtcgcggcggccgccgccgagacgcagGAAGCGAGCGATAGCAtcgagcgcgacgagggACTTTGGGGTGGCGAGTAGCAGGAGGACGGAGGATGGAGGGGCGGAGCGATTCGCTTCCCCAGAAAGTCGACGCCTTCGTCCGCACCTGCAGGCGGCTGAGAAACGGGAGTCAGCGGCAGCATGGcactgcgcgcctccgcgcctgaaCCCCTCCCAAGGAGCTCCAGTGTCGAACACGACAGCGGCAGCACGTGGacgagcgaaggcgcgcctaGAGCTCCGCTGTCCGCTTGCCCATCGGCAGCCGggcggctggcggccgccgccgcacccgctcggaggggcgcgggcgagatGCAGGCGGCGGTCGGAAGCTGGGCTCTCGACAGCCAGCCTCGGTCAAACGGGAGGGAGACCGTCGAAGCGGGGCGAGACCCGAAGCAGGGCGGAGCCGCAGTCGAGCCGTCtaggcgcgaggcagccgaaGGCAGCCCCGGGGAACCCTGACGGTCTGCCGGGGtagtctgcggcggcgcgcagcgcgagcccACGGGGGCGGCCTGAGATTTCGCACCTGCGGGGgaggctggaggcgcagagagaagagccgATGCGGGAGGAGAACCAGAGCACGAAGGAGTCGCGGCGACAGGcaccggcgacggcggcgtcaGCCACGGAGAAGCGGCCGACGCGAGGCCAGAAGGAGACAAaggggacgaaggcgccgccagcgcgctcgaccgaggcgcaggcggcgagacTGAACAAGGGATAggggcagctgccgcgctggaggagggcagcgcagacggaggGGGAGACGCGCACGGCGAAGACGGGGAAGAAGTCGGACAAGGGGATCGCAAAGAAAGCGAGGCGGGGGGAGCCGGCCCCGGAGGAGCCAGCGGAGTCGGAGGCGGCATTTTCTTCACGCCTCTAGCTCCCCTGCATCGGGtcggcttccgcgtctgTTGGATAGAAGACCTGCCGTAGACGAAGATGTGCAGGAACTCGGGGTCGCCAAACGGGGAGAGGAAGATCCGGAAGCAGACAACGGGGGCTGCCAACAAGAAACGACGACTGCGGTCACTTATGAGACGGCCAGCACTGAAAAACTCCGGCAAACTGACGATTGTGAGCTGATATGTTGGGGTAAAGAAACGTTAGGTTGGAGACTTGATACACGAGGATGTGTAGATTAGGTACACAAGTGCAGGCGTCTTCGAGAGTggcgctgcctctgtctcgcctgATTTATCTCTATACGCTCTAACGAGTGAAATGCGCTTCGGAGACTCGCTACACGGGGTGAAGTGTAGACCGGGCTGCGAGGCGgtggctgcgcagctgcagcgaggaggTTGCCGAGGGGCGCTGAACCGTAGGAAGGGAAAACgacgcgagctgcagagcggTGAAGCGTTCATTGGAAGAGTCAAACGCGTGTtcgaagagcgagaagatAAGAAAAAAACGGGACAGGGTGCCTCCTGGGCTGTCGCGCTGTTCCAGTGTTGCCACGCGCGTGGGAGGACAGCGCCGGGCGACCACGCTGGACGTGAAGACTCGAATCGCGACAATCCCGAAACCGCTCCGGAGAAGCGTTCCCAACAAGGGAGTCAACAAATTCGCACTGAAGAAACCTGCGGAAGCGGCGAAAAATGAAGATcgcactcgcgcggcctccaggcAGCTGCTCGACGCGCTCATTCATCGACTACCAAGCACCGCTCGacacgcgcctgcgagcgatGCGGCAGAAGCGGAAAGACGGCCAAGACCCTGGGATGCTGTCTGAGCGTTTTCGTCGAGAAAGGTGCTGAGAAAACTGCAGGAGATTTGGACAGAAAGAAAGGAGAAAAGGGTGATGCGCAGAATCTACGTTTTCGCGAGGTCGGTatcgacgcgcgccgccttgaGTCGCCGGGTAGCGGGGTCGcggcagggagaggcgacTATATGactctcgcctccttcctctcccgaTGTTCACTCTAACGGGGATCAAGTGCCTTTCCTTGTCACCTGTTCCCGCGAAAGCGTCCAGATAGGTTCTCTCGCAGAAAAAACGGCTCGATTTCCCGCCTGGATCGTCCCTTGCCCTTTCCGCGCGTGAGTCTcgacagcgccggcggcacagAGCGGGGGCAACGTGCTTCCGGAAAACGCCATCCAGCCCTGCGCGTCTACCATCGCGAGCAAGAAACGAGGCGCGATATGCATTGGTTCTGTTCGCCCGAATGAGGAGGCGGTGAATGCCAGAGATATACGATTCCCACTCTCTGAATGCAACGGTGAATCGATGTGCTGTCTTGGGGAAGAAGTCACCCTTGCTGTATAGACTTATCCGcgggcgtcttccgcgtcgtttTGTGGCTCCGAGATCCACACCGCGAGGCACGAAGCTCAGATATGCTACGGCTTAAGCGGCGACGGAAATGAACGTACGCCTCATCCCTACTCAGCAGACGAGCTGCCCAGAAACTTCGATTCTGCGCCCGGCTCCATGCTAGTCTCTggggcaggcgcctc from Besnoitia besnoiti strain Bb-Ger1 chromosome XIII, whole genome shotgun sequence includes these protein-coding regions:
- a CDS encoding hypothetical protein (encoded by transcript BESB_030560) — its product is MPPPTPLAPPGPAPPASLSLRSPCPTSSPSSPCASPPPSALPSSSAAAAPIPCSVSPPAPRSSALAAPSSPLSPSGLASAASPWLTPPSPVPVAATPSCSGSPPASALLSAPPASPAGAKSQAAPVGSRCAPPQTTPADRQGSPGLPSAASRLDGSTAAPPCFGSRPASTVSLPFDRGWLSRAQLPTAACISPAPLRAGAAAAASRPAADGQADSGALGAPSLVHVLPLSCSTLELLGRGSGAEARSAMLPLTPVSQPPAGADEGVDFLGKRIAPPLHPPSSCYSPPQSPSSRSMLSLASCVSAAAAATPSAPLPQLKDSQLFSPVPITAAPCPSLRRSTCASRSAEDKDASAPLPALPSTSSVARLAAVSDVSAAAPGAEGTPMHPPAAARRRDSPSAEGGSALAASDAAAPPPPADDPRRVRIARAQSAGGEGGRRRGRDAEREREEAEAERRREKGRARQRARTVDAAASLRRRRVERRRRDAGLGGSEAACRRSASVSSPSALESLESSQGAPAGGVRGGGASKSPNQGRISSKPADPRTRRPSFPLSVPLAFAVRGDSLPCTTLSCGSPSLSAFQTASSRLLAGAQATAPGAFSGAAPSLSPDDASAAQILSVDKDAYRRFVDSIMRSGSAKQEERTALYYWEEVQRLRGYLQSALEQSDELRAAVRLSQLAAKRSRQEADRAREEARRNAENRALVASARDLKAENVFLEQFVTRGDRVLQNKELVKCREAVDRLEAENRSLRNRVYEERKNIMLLVRQRCALDALLQHVASQLDVGEQEDLLAHMRLCAAACISIDTKGEDLGVPSCVASAATVPCALLPPKSFTLDGLGKRADCEGSGNQDAETGVRGCGAVAAPAEVEQDKAEGVSRDQAQIVTLQSEIDLEKRRSFELKSRLADKESHLSNLQHERDAQEAEIRRLRSQLEKQAEAYAAANKPRSSHEAEKIRALETQLMTVEEQAKKDLQRKNDVIENLQTQVVDVQQQLALERAAFALKEEQHTREAALLAAKAAAGGGAAAEISELRKKLETEQSEKAKLHGELKALQEKERQLASQGADLAGLQKGLEDKKKLLAAEEAKTTDLSQRLQETEKKNKDLETLVESLKKELAAEREEKSRAQQDLAAEKRSHEEKEKALQAEIKALSEAKAGLAGDAGAACTVPHAPAGKGLPPAPGKGVKSKATLPPPGKNMKSSPASPAPSAGDVAALSAQIAKLTEENQRLTKALEAASQRPGADEPKPPLSKTASLKKAGVAPSAGDSAEPQASRAPLPSLAGKKAPLQGPAKKGAPPPPASKAAPAQADEGGAPLSLAQQFAAAEKAQAKGILDTLRRTLTFSRSASRAQSLASPRGGEAEEAARLRTQLEKVKEELANVLAENEALRRQPPAGAAGELPASEAMPPSKKTVPKKTTATGPPPGKKASVASGTSPASVKGGDGEAEKAIDALRAENAALLNKIAELESAISTAPIPSKPAAEESEKNLPVPAKKGLPPAQKGSLLPKAKKAAPASEAETGPRAEGALPADAEGAGEEAKRLAAEVATLKNEKAALERELEAARAATRELEKKLQEAPPTASSAAPEEATKAPTLGAKPKGKGAAAPPVGKKAPATASGPTSSPAGESKGEVERLRAELEAAAKERDELKKEIEDLQKAANDSKAEAGAAAEPATKVGVKGPPSKGLPPPKKALGSPAKKAGLPVSPAAGVAPPAPEETEGSAGPQGADEEVAKLRGEVEKLRKEKDELERRLGESEATRAALEVQLATEEKKAVGKETPKPAPPAKAKVWAPPAANAKGKGAPPPKAKAPSDSPSAGPGAGEPAESHARIAALEGELQMLKEEKEGLLREVEELKMKGAGEQEADAAPQGPPRPPAPLKTSAMPPKKKAPLPGGGVVPKASPEGEKAEAEAAGVLNAKLEALEQENRKLREELAAVQDQLKHTREAKREGEAPPPASSGDAGGAEVAPEEAKKATPPPGLKAKGGPPKKKAPLPSAPSAAYDEARPASEKRITALEKENAELKQQVKDLEAERDGLKKEVESLKQAADAAGAAQPAPALSPPAEKAKTPAPIGKKAVPPKKAAPAAREAEEGAQTGDDTAKELAAANERVATVEKEKEELIKRVKELEEAAKAAAEKLKEEGSGGEAATKLGKLPPPPKGGKKASPPLKKAAPPAKAEEGAQADDSERLKTKVDELEKENANLKKEVEDLKQNLSSVPAPAAEAAPLAEGEKGVVEARTAALEKENEGLKQKVKASESETETLKKQIEELKSKMGAEAEAGASPPPPPAGKAKKPPPPKKAAPPPATPPSKPEDSKEDEEGKNKGHEELAAAKAKLEILEKENDDLKKRVKELEEAQKGEKTEEETETEGGEAQTSGAKAKAPLPPKGGKTLSPPPKKEASAAKEGAEAQAADSEALTSKLTALEKENVELKKELETLKQRAEAPADGRAAALAADEEVKLKDELARLRNENEELHKKIESGAGGAEANSKERVDEEEKTKATEAPRAGSKAGKAPPPKKKPGVSAAKAPVSAAKEEDAAEGDSTNELAKQVAELRRQNEELMKRLEARKTEAEDGSAGGGGASEEVLKKLREEVESLKKEKDEQEQKLKAQIAELEKDKAAVKTPSDQPVAAAGEGKDGEKDVKALEEEIKTLKLEKESLQKRLKELGLASASEAAAAPSTAKSKPGPPPAKAADGKEGAQAGTDAEAAQRLQARLEALEKENEELKQRLHALPQVSLLSSDGEGSKADKKGGLASRAPSARFGEDDAVFEKQWSTLSPSAGNMVPLSKYEAAKSKYEKLLEAYRGQKTKVAAFDGERRRFAEKRAALEAQVTDLEGDLRRTRDELNVFLEVERQKEEEEERKRAEEEAQSASGGFFSFFGGGAAEAELSEQSDPEKNKLEVQCKLLKVKVKNLEEEKLVLEGKVAKLEEKWKEVREGATESMATIPTMEDLNKTGEAGGGAESLKKLQELEKQVAEGKAKEEQLGDQVKKLQAQLQSLQKADGGGEAKEAAEDAAKQGDAERVAQLEQKLQAVERERDELRQKLSEEEEEIKKLKGENESLEKGKTDLLKKVADLEAEVKGLREQAAALDASAKVAEAAKEESGGEEKKPADDEEKRKEKRKKKENREKEKDKEKEKDKEKEKDTEKEKDTEKEKDTEKKKDKEKEKDKEKEKDKQKEKDKEKEKDKEEKKPKDEKKEEATPKAEKEKEAPPPPASPPSPPPEPKEEAPASQDAGFFSWFGGGEAATSPPEEKKAEDEGAGASLLSAFGFGAPAEPEKPSDDEAAPLRLSTAVKDEPDKKEDDARSVSSSEDEADGGVGATIAGYFWGF